CTTAACAGTAGGCCTGTAAGACCACAAGACCAACCTTAAAGTTGTATCAATCGGGTTTCTCAATCAACCCTGCCTGAAATATTCAGGCCGCACATCCGCACCAGAGTTCGGGGTTGAGAACGACAGAAGTGATACAGGCGCAAGGACATCCAAGCGTGCGCAGATCACTTACTAAGGGCTCCAGCGCCACCGCAAGCGAATGAGGCTTCGCTACACTGCACCTCACTTTTCCAGTCACAGCGAGAATCCCCATGCACCCACGCTTGCTTCTGGCGCTGACGCCATTGCTGTTCACCACCATTGCCCATGCCGTCGATTGCGACAACGCCACCGACCAGGCCACGATGAATCAATGTGCGGCGCAGCAGAACAAGGCGGCGGACAAGGAGTTGAATGCGCTTTACCGGCAGATCACCGAGCGCTTGAAGGACCATCCCGACAGCAAGAAGCTGTTGGTAGGCGCGCAGCGGGCATGGATCGGGTTTCGGGATGCCGAGTGCAAGTTTTCGGCGTCCGGGGTTGAGGGCGGGAGTGTCTATCCGTTGATTTACAGCAATTGCATCACGGACCTGACCAAGGCGCGGGTTGAGGCTTTCAAGATTTACTTGAAGTGTCAGGAGGGGGATCTGAGTTGTCCGGTGCCTGGGGTTTGAGGATCTGGTGCCTGTCAGGGCCTCATTGCGGACACGTCGGATCGCGATGAAGCCCTGACAGGCGCCGCAATTACCGGACAAATATCTGCGCCGTGGTAATCGCCATATCCCCACCCGGCAACTTGATGCTGCCCACCTGTTTCAGGCTGTCGGCATCAAAAATCGCCACATCGTTAAACGTCCCCGCCAGGTAAATCTTGCTGCCGTCCTTGTTGAAGGAAATGCAGTAGTAGGAATGATCCAGCGTCGCCGCCTGCAGCATTTTCTTTTCCTTGATGTCGTACTTCGCCAGGCGATTGAGCACGCCGAACATCAGGTTCGGGTCCTTCGGCGAGCGCATGCCGCTGAAGTAGATTTCCGTCAGAGGGCCGAAGTCGGTGGTTTCGGTCTTGCCGGTTTTCAGGTCAATGCTGAACAACCCGTAGAGGTACTCGGCGGTAGCGGGATCCTGCTTCTTGTCCTTGAACTTCGCCGCGGTGTAGAGCAGCGAAAAGTCGTGACGATAGGTCTGCTGGTTCCACACGTAGAGCACGTCCGGTGCGCTGTAATTCGCCCGCTTCCAGTGACGGCTGGGGATCAGCACGTCGAACTTGCCGGTTTTCACATCGACCTTGTAGACGTCCGCCCCCGCGACATAAAGCGTGCCGTCGTCGCCACTCTGCATGATGGTCAGCTGCCGTGGTGCCGGGAAGCTGCGCACCGGTTTGGCGTCCATACCGGCGTCGGTGGCGTAGACGTCCAGCCGAGGCTGCTGCACTTCGTAGCGGTCATTGAGCATCAACGTCGGGTTGGCGATGGCGAACAGTTCCTTGCCGTCATGGCTGAGGGTGAAGGCGAACATCGATTTCGCTTTCTCCCCCGGTTTCTGGGTGATGCTGGCGTGGAACACCTGCTTGCAGCTGTCCAGTTCGACGCCGTAGACATCCGCGTAG
This DNA window, taken from Pseudomonas fluorescens NCIMB 11764, encodes the following:
- the peaD gene encoding quinohemoprotein amine dehydrogenase subunit beta, whose product is MHSIKACGLAAFAVLSVCSFNVLADENSALQDGHEYMVTTNYPNNLHVIDLATDTLFKTCKMPDAFGPGTVQLSPDRKTAYVLNNHYADVYGVELDSCKQVFHASITQKPGEKAKSMFAFTLSHDGKELFAIANPTLMLNDRYEVQQPRLDVYATDAGMDAKPVRSFPAPRQLTIMQSGDDGTLYVAGADVYKVDVKTGKFDVLIPSRHWKRANYSAPDVLYVWNQQTYRHDFSLLYTAAKFKDKKQDPATAEYLYGLFSIDLKTGKTETTDFGPLTEIYFSGMRSPKDPNLMFGVLNRLAKYDIKEKKMLQAATLDHSYYCISFNKDGSKIYLAGTFNDVAIFDADSLKQVGSIKLPGGDMAITTAQIFVR
- a CDS encoding lysozyme inhibitor LprI family protein, whose product is MHPRLLLALTPLLFTTIAHAVDCDNATDQATMNQCAAQQNKAADKELNALYRQITERLKDHPDSKKLLVGAQRAWIGFRDAECKFSASGVEGGSVYPLIYSNCITDLTKARVEAFKIYLKCQEGDLSCPVPGV